The Candidatus Neomarinimicrobiota bacterium DNA segment TAAAGGAGTGCGCAATTGGCGAAACCTATTAAGGTTCCCATGTGAATCATTCCCTGCATAGATGTATTTTCTGGAACCTTTAAGAAGCTGTTTTATCCAGTTTTCCTTTCCCAGTCTGAAAGCGTTATCAATTTTTCCATTTAGAATCTGATGACCATCCAAGCTGTCAGATTTGTCATTGAAATTCCATATTCCCCTCTTTAGTAATATCCGCTGAACATATGGAAACAGGGTCATCGGGTGAGCAGATGCTGTGAGCATAGAATCATCACCAATTTCTGCTATCTTACCATAAAAGTAAGCAATCTTATTGTCGAAAATTCCTTCAAAGCCATCGGCATTACCGGGAATAAAATTTTTGTTATTCAATACAAGCATATGTACATATCTGCCATGACCATTATCGACTGTTAATTCCTCTCCCGGAATTATAATATAATCAGAGTATTTTTTATTGATCTCCTCTATTTCTTTACGTGAATTTTTAAATTTTATCAGATTTGGATCCTTTTTTGTCCATGTACCGAGTAAATCATCTAGATCATATGAATGATCTGTCACAGCATTGAAAGACAATCCCATTGGTTTGGCTATTTCTGGGAATAAGAATAAGGGCAAGCCAAATTCTACCTGATCCTCGGTATAATATGAGTGGCAGTGAATGTCTCCGCAGTGCCATCCATCTTTTGATGGAAGGCATTCCGGATCAATATGAACTGTTAGGTTTTTGTGAGAAAGTCCGGGGTAGTTATCATTTTTTACAATTAAATCTTTACCATTTATTTTAAAAAAACCCTTACAATTAATTTCCAAAGTTTTTCCTATAAAACCATTTACTGTTATATGATAAATTTTTCCAAACCATTTTTGATTAATAGTCATGTTTTCATCTATCCGTATTGTATCCAGAAGTGTTCTTGTTGATTTATCGTAAATTGATATTATAATATGTTCTAGAAAGATTGGGAATTTATCAGCGTCTTTTAGTAATAAGAGGACAGGTAGGTAATCGCTATTGACTCTGTAGGGTGTATCGAAGATTATTTCAGGTTGTTTTTTGTATAAAATGCCTCGTAAAATTGGAATATATAGATGGATTTCAGCGTATAAAAAAAATATTAGGCTAATTATTGATAGTTTTTCGAGGTTATCGAATAGTAATTCTAACATAACGGGCTAAATTTTTTGAACTATTTCAAAAAGTGCAAAGGAAAAATGAGATTTCTCCTTGTGTGGATTTACGCATCTGTAAGGTGTTTAATCGAGGAAGTATAGCAATATACTATGTAAAATAGAAGGATAAAATAAATTAGCATTTTATATTTTTCATCTTTGCAATTTCTTATAATAAACTACTTCTCCGTTTTCAGTGCGTAGTAGCGACAGTGTAGGCGTTATTTCCCATTATTATATTGTATTTTATCCAAAGTCTAATTAGCAGGTCGTCACGAGGAGCGAGTAATACGAGCGACGAAGTGATCTGTTCTGCTAAGTTTGAAGGCATTATGGATTGTGTTTCTACATTCAGACTGATTGATGCTCTTTCAAAGCAGATTGCTTCGCTTACGCTCGCAACGACGGGTGTGAGTATAGATTGCTTCGCTTACGCTCGCAACGACGGGTGTGGGTGCAGATTGCTTCGCTTACGCTCGCAACGACGGGTGTGGGTGCAGATTGCTTCGCTTACGCTCGCAACGACGGGTAAGTGGGTAGGCTGCTTCGCTGACGCTCGCAACGACGGGTGTGGGGCGACACCTGCCATGTCATTGCAAGGAGCGAACGCCAGTGAGCGACGTGGCAATCTAAACTGAAAAATCAACCTAACTGTAAAAATCCATCCACTCAGGATTAACGCTATTTATAAGATCTATCTTCTTCCTTCTTGACCCTGCTTTTATCTGCTTCTCCCTTGAAATGGCATCAATCGGATTTTCATAAATCTCATAGTAAACAAGCTTGTTTATATTATATCTTTTCGTAAATGTGCTTCCAATACCAACCTTATGCTCATAAACTCTAACTTTTAGATTATTTGTAACACCTGTATATAATACCGTATTATTTTTATTTGTCATTATATATACGTAATAAAGCTTTTGCATTTTTTATTATACCTTTTGATTATTGTATTACATTTTTTAAAATAATCAATATTAATTTTAATCCTACCAGTCGTCACGAGGAGCGAGTAAAACGAGCGACGAAGTGATCTGCTCTGCTAAGTTTGAAGGCATTATGGATTGTGTTTCTACATTCAGACTGATTGATGCTCTTTCAAAGCAGATTGCTTCGCTTACGCTCGCAACGACGGGTGTGAGTATAGATTGCTTCGCTTACGCTCGCAACGACGGGTGTGGGTGCAGATTGCTTCGCTTACGCTCGCAACGACGGGTGTGGGGCGACACCTGCCATGTCATTGCGAGGAGCGATCGATAGTGAGCGACGTGGCAATCTAATCTGAAAAATTGAGGACAGTATGGAAAAGCAACCCATAGCTGTTACTGGAACACTCTTTCAAAGCAGATTGCTTCGCTTACGCTCGCAACGACGGGTAAGTGGGTAGGCTGCTTCGCTGACGCTCGCAGTGACGGGTAGGGGCAGGTTGCTTCTTTACCTCTTACATTAATGTGCTGAGTGTAACAGACTGGTTTTGCTTTTACTCATAGCGGTATATAATACATTATAAAACTTTTATTTGTTATGCAAATTAATAGCGTTTTTTAGATTATTCTTGTTAATACATTTAAAATTTATAGTCTATTGAAAAGAATGTTCTTGGTGCTGGATGAAATGAGTTTATATTTTTCCTATTTAGTGCAGTTAATAATGTTTCAGGATAAAAGCCGATCTCTAAAGGAAGGTTTGCTTCTTCTATTTGAGCTTTATCTTTAAAATTTTTATACATTAGCCAGAATCCAGCTGTTGCTCCAATAGAACTTAAAGTTAGATAAATGGTTGTATCATATTTTTTCTCAGAAGATATTAGATAAGCAATTCCACTACCGATAAAGTCGCCAGCAGCCTCACTCCATAATACAAATTTGCCCTGATCTGAAGTAAAGTCTTTATTTCTAACAAGATGGCATCCAAGCATAGCTCCGATTATACCACCTACAATAGATGAAGCTGTATAAATTCTGTGTTCCTTTGGTTTAAAAAGATCGACAAGGGCTTGTGGAATTTGTATGCCAAGAATTCCAGTGGCTCTGTAAATATATGCATCACCTCTTGTAAATGGCTGGGTTTTGGATATTGATAGCCCTGATTTATATCCGAGGTACGAACCGATTAAAATACATGCTGAACTTGCACGTGCCTTATTTTCAACTGTAAAATTTAGTAAATCTGCGATTCCACATCCTAAGAGTAATCCAAAGTCTCCGGTAATACCAACGACTTCAGCTGAACCGGATGTCAATTTTAATCTGTTTGCGATTTTAAAACCGAGTACAAATTCAGTAACGCTAGCTAGCATGCTATATGTAAAACGGGTTCGATATGATGGGCTTTTGTTTATCAAAGATGGTATGAAGAAACCATGTATTATCCCGCGTGTTCCAAGATAATGGCTTAATGTAGCAGCGGCATCTGTCACTTCAATATTTGATGTGTACGAGTATGGTAGATAGAAACCAATGCCACCTAAAAGCATATAAGTCGCTACAGCCAATTTTGAATCATCAATATCGAGTGCTATCGGTGTAGCCCAACCATAATATAATAAAGAAAGTAACCTTGCATTCCATACAAATCTTGATCTTCCTTCCTGATTAAGGATAGTTTTAGGGGATTTTTGATAAAGTTCAGTGATGATTTTATGTCTTAAATCCATAACCTGGCTATAGTCAAGAGAAACCCTTGCTTTTAATAACTCATTTTTTGGTTTGTAGTAAATCTCAAGGACGTATAACGAGTCAGATAGCTGGAATAATCGAGCCTCCTGGAAATTCTGGTACTCTTTAAATAAACTCAGTTTTTTACCCAGTTTTGAATTTATTGTATAGAGTTTCCCTTTTTCATCGAAACTGGTAATTCGCTCCTGGGCGATTAGATAGGAAAATAACCCTATGCTCAACAATAGAATTGTAATCTTTTCAGAAACATTTCTTTGAATTATTTTCATAATATCCCCCTCACTTTTACTTTATAAAGTTTAATTATTATTTTTAAATGTTTCTACTAATATTTTTAGATATTAATAAGCATTTTATAGTTTTTTATCTATTAAAAATACTTTAAACTGAGCTGAATATGCTATATTTCAAAGTTTAAAATTTTATTGACTATATTTTAATATAAAACTAAATTGCCGGTTGCATGACTGTAAGTTAATTAGAAAGGAGGGAATAGAAAATCGCAACAACAGCAGACATCAGAAATGGAATGGTAATATTTTGGAACAATGGTTACTGGAAAATATTGGAATTCCAGCATGTTAAAATGGGGCGTGGTGGTGCATTTGTTCGGACAAAGCTTAAGAATTTAAGAACCGGACAGGTTGTGGAAAATACATTTAGATCTGGAGAGAAACTTGATGAGGTGAGGCTGGAGTCCAGACAAATGCAGTATCTTTATTTTGACGGCAGTAGTTATATTTTTATGGATACTGAAACTTACGAACAGATTCCAATAAGTAGTGAGCTTATCGAAGGTGTGAAAGTTTTTATAAAGGAAAATGATGAGGTTAATGTTTTATTTCATGATGCAGAACCTCTTGATATAAATTTACCAACATACGTTATTTTGCAAGTTGTAGAGACAGAGCCCGGTATTAAGGGTGATACTGTCAGCGGTGCAACAAAACCTGCGAAATTAGAGACAGGACTGGTAGTACAGGTTCCTCTGTTCATAAATGAGGGGGATATGGTAAAAATAGACACAAGGGCAGGGGAATACATTGAAAGAGTTAAATAGAGAGGTTTTATGGGAACCCAGGAAATTTTAGAGTTAGTAAAAATAATTGAATCTCACGACATTGAGGAGATAGAGATAAAGAAATGGTTCGGGACGACTATTAGAATAACAAAACGGAGGAATGGTTCAATTACAACGGCAGTTTCACGTGGTGGCAATGTTAAGACTCAACCTGAGTTAGTAAAAACTATAGAAGAGGGTAAAGACAAGGAATTACCAAAAGAAGAGGTAGCTGAAGAGGTAAAATCTGATAAACTTTATGAAGTAAAGACTCCTATTGTTGGTACCTTTTATCGTGCACCATCCCCTGATGCGGACCCATACGTAAAGGTTGGAGACCATGTTACCCAAGGTAAGCCTTTATGTATTATTGAAGCAATGAAAATTATGAATGTAATTGAGTCTGAAGTATCCGGTACAATAAAAAAGATACTTGTTGAAAATGGTCAACCTGTGGAATATAATCAAACATTATTTATAATTGAGAAAGATTAACATATAGATTCAATTAGTGAAGTGATTAAAAAGGTTTTAATAGCTAATCGTGGAGAAATTGCTTTAAGAATTATAAGAGCATGTAAAGAATTAGGTATTGAAACTGTTGCCATTTATTCCACAGCAGATGAGCTTTCTCTTCATGTTAGATTTGCTGATGAAGCTGTTTGTGTAGGACCTCCACCTTCTTCGGAAAGCTACTTGAAAGCGTCTCAGATTATAAGTGCTGCTATAATCACAAATGCCGATGCTATCCATCCCGGGTATGGTTTTCTTGCTGAGAATCAGGACTTTGCACAGATGTGTATAGATAACGGTTTAATTTTTATAGGACCGAATCCAGAAGTTATTGCTCTTATGGGTGAGAAAGCTCTAGCAAAGGAGGTAGTCAAAAAAGCTGGAGGGCCAGTTATTCCCGGTAGTGATGGTGTTGTTAGAAACTTGAAAGACGCGAAAAAAATTGCTCACGATATAGGGTATCCAGTTTTGCTGAAAGCAAGTGCTGGCGGTGGTGGAAGAGGCATGAGGATTGTCTGGGACGAAGGTGAAATGGATTCAGCTTACAATATGGCAAGTAGTGAAGCCAAAGCTGCCTTTGGTATCCCTGATCTTTATATTGAAAAGTTAATAAGGGGAGCACGGCATATTGAAATACAGATATTGTGTGATCAGTACGGTAATGCGGTGCACCTAGGCGAACGAGAGTGTTCAATTCAGAGAAGACATCAAAAACTAATTGAGGAGTCTCCATCACCGGTTGTGGATGAAGAATTACGCAAAAAAATGGGTGAGACAGCGGTAAAAATTGCAAAGAGTGTAGGATATAAGAGTGCTGGCACAGTTGAGTTCTTACTTGATGAGGATAAGAATTTTTACTTTATGGAGATGAATACAAGAGTTCAGGTTGAGCATCCTGTGACTGAAATGGTTACAGGGGTAGATATAGTAAAGGAACAGTTGAGAATAGCGAGTGGTGAGAGAATCCCAGAATGGTATAGTAATATTAAATCACATGGGCATGCCATAGAATGCAGAATCAATGCAGAGGATCCAGTAAATAATTTTAGGCCATCACCAGGTCATATATTTTCATTTCATGCCCCAGGTGGTCCGGGGACTAGAATGGACACCCATGTCTATGCTGGATATACCATACCACCTCATTATGATTCATTACTTGCAAAGTTAATAACTCACGGAAAAGATAGGGGAGAAGCTATCACACGTATGAAAAGGGCTCTTGAGGAGACTATTTTTGAAGGAATACGTACAACTATTCCATTTCATATGGCAATATTGAAGGATGAAAATTTTATTAAAGGGAATTTTAATATAGAATTTTTAAATAGTTTTAAATTTAAACTGGAAGAAATATTGGAGGAGGTTTAGATAATGAACATACCTAAAAACTTAAAGTATACGAAAGATCACGAATGGGTGCTTATAGAAGATGGTGTTGCGACTATTGGTATTACCGATTACGCTCAAAATGAACTTGGGGATATAGTATATGTAGAATTGCCCGAAGTCGGGAAGCTGGTTACAAAAGGGGATGCTGTGTCGACAATTGAAGCCGTAAAAACAGTTGCTGATGTTTATTCGCCTCTTTCAGGTGAAGTGAATGAAGTAAATGAAACGCTAGCAGATACGGCAGAGATTATTAACAAGGATCCATATGGAGAAGGCTGGATATTTAAATTGAAAATATCTAATAAAGATGAAATAAATGATTTATTAACTGCAGAAGATTATAAAAAATTACTTTGATATGAAATATATTCCAAATACTCCAGAAACTGAGCTGGAAATCCTTAAAGAAATTGGTTACAATTCTTTCGAAGAGTTGATTAGATTTATTCCAGAGAATTTAAAAAAGACCTGCAATATAAACTTGCCTGATGCTCATTCTGAATTAGAGATAGTAAAATTGGTTCAAAATATTGCAAAAAAAAACCTGAATACAGAGAATTATATATCTTTCCTGGGTTGTGGAGTTTATGATCATTATGTCCCAGCTGTAATTGATGATTTAATATCTCGCTCTGAATTCTACACTGCCTATACACCTTATCAGTCAGAAGTGAGTCAGGGTACTTTACAATCAATCTATGAATATCAATCGCTTATATGTGAGTTAATGGGGATGGAGATTTCCAATGCTTCTATGTACGATGGAGCAACAGCTATATCAGAAGCTATATTTATGTCATGTAATATTACAGGGAAAGGGAGGGCGGTTATCTCTTCTCTGCTTAATCCCTTTTATATCGAAGTTATAAAGACCTATGCTGAGGGTCGTGGAATGGAAATATCGTTCTTAGGTGAGGATAATGGATCGACAGATTTTAATGATATTGAAAATATTTCAAGAGATTCTGCTTGCCTTGTTATTCAGAGTCCAAACTATCTTGGTACTATTGAAAAAATAAATGGATTAAAGTCGAAATTGGATAAAAATACGTTACTGATACTGGTTGTTGATCCAATATCGCTTGGAATTTTAAAAAGTCCGGGTGAGCTGGGTGCTGATATTGCAGTGGCAGAAGGGCAAAGCTTAGGTATTCATCAGTCATTCGGAGGACCATTCTTGGGAGTATTGACAGCGAGAAAAGAATTTATCAGATACATGCCTGGAAGAATTGCTGGAGCTACGGAGGATATAAAGGGCAGACGTGCATATACACTGGTATTGCAAACAAGAGAACAGCATATAAGAAGAGAAAAAGCAACATCCAATATTTGTACTAATCAGGCACTTATGGCTTTATCAGCTTGCATATATTTATCATTACTAGGGAAAAGTGGTATTAGGAAAGTTGGCGAGCTTTGCATAAAGAAAAGCCATTATTTATATGATAAAATAATTCAACTCAAGGGTTTTAAATCAGTGTATAACAAACCATTTTTCAAAGAATTTGTAATTTCCACTCCAGCAAAACCAAAAGAAATAATAAAAGCGGCATTGGGGGAGGGATTCTTTGCTGGAGTGGAATTGGAAAAATTTGATAAAAATAGAGAAAATCAAATTCTATTAGCTGTGACTGAAAAAAGAAGCAAAGAGGAGATGGATCAATTTATTTCTTTTCTTAGAAAATTTGAAAGTTGATATGGATGTCTATAATTATTTGTTAAAAGTAAAAGAGCGAAAGGGAGCTGGTTACCTTATACTGGTTGATCCAGACACTAGGAAGGATAGTGATTTAGAAAAATTCGTTAAGCTAATTAATGAAAGTGATGTT contains these protein-coding regions:
- a CDS encoding GIY-YIG nuclease family protein — its product is MQKLYYVYIMTNKNNTVLYTGVTNNLKVRVYEHKVGIGSTFTKRYNINKLVYYEIYENPIDAISREKQIKAGSRRKKIDLINSVNPEWMDFYS
- the efp gene encoding elongation factor P; this encodes MATTADIRNGMVIFWNNGYWKILEFQHVKMGRGGAFVRTKLKNLRTGQVVENTFRSGEKLDEVRLESRQMQYLYFDGSSYIFMDTETYEQIPISSELIEGVKVFIKENDEVNVLFHDAEPLDINLPTYVILQVVETEPGIKGDTVSGATKPAKLETGLVVQVPLFINEGDMVKIDTRAGEYIERVK
- the accB gene encoding acetyl-CoA carboxylase biotin carboxyl carrier protein; its protein translation is MGTQEILELVKIIESHDIEEIEIKKWFGTTIRITKRRNGSITTAVSRGGNVKTQPELVKTIEEGKDKELPKEEVAEEVKSDKLYEVKTPIVGTFYRAPSPDADPYVKVGDHVTQGKPLCIIEAMKIMNVIESEVSGTIKKILVENGQPVEYNQTLFIIEKD
- the accC gene encoding acetyl-CoA carboxylase biotin carboxylase subunit, whose amino-acid sequence is MIKKVLIANRGEIALRIIRACKELGIETVAIYSTADELSLHVRFADEAVCVGPPPSSESYLKASQIISAAIITNADAIHPGYGFLAENQDFAQMCIDNGLIFIGPNPEVIALMGEKALAKEVVKKAGGPVIPGSDGVVRNLKDAKKIAHDIGYPVLLKASAGGGGRGMRIVWDEGEMDSAYNMASSEAKAAFGIPDLYIEKLIRGARHIEIQILCDQYGNAVHLGERECSIQRRHQKLIEESPSPVVDEELRKKMGETAVKIAKSVGYKSAGTVEFLLDEDKNFYFMEMNTRVQVEHPVTEMVTGVDIVKEQLRIASGERIPEWYSNIKSHGHAIECRINAEDPVNNFRPSPGHIFSFHAPGGPGTRMDTHVYAGYTIPPHYDSLLAKLITHGKDRGEAITRMKRALEETIFEGIRTTIPFHMAILKDENFIKGNFNIEFLNSFKFKLEEILEEV
- the gcvH gene encoding glycine cleavage system protein GcvH, with the protein product MNIPKNLKYTKDHEWVLIEDGVATIGITDYAQNELGDIVYVELPEVGKLVTKGDAVSTIEAVKTVADVYSPLSGEVNEVNETLADTAEIINKDPYGEGWIFKLKISNKDEINDLLTAEDYKKLL
- the gcvPA gene encoding aminomethyl-transferring glycine dehydrogenase subunit GcvPA, which gives rise to MKYIPNTPETELEILKEIGYNSFEELIRFIPENLKKTCNINLPDAHSELEIVKLVQNIAKKNLNTENYISFLGCGVYDHYVPAVIDDLISRSEFYTAYTPYQSEVSQGTLQSIYEYQSLICELMGMEISNASMYDGATAISEAIFMSCNITGKGRAVISSLLNPFYIEVIKTYAEGRGMEISFLGEDNGSTDFNDIENISRDSACLVIQSPNYLGTIEKINGLKSKLDKNTLLILVVDPISLGILKSPGELGADIAVAEGQSLGIHQSFGGPFLGVLTARKEFIRYMPGRIAGATEDIKGRRAYTLVLQTREQHIRREKATSNICTNQALMALSACIYLSLLGKSGIRKVGELCIKKSHYLYDKIIQLKGFKSVYNKPFFKEFVISTPAKPKEIIKAALGEGFFAGVELEKFDKNRENQILLAVTEKRSKEEMDQFISFLRKFES